From the Betaproteobacteria bacterium genome, the window CCGAGTTCGGCAAGACGCGGATTGATCGCGCGACCGAGACGCGCCTCGAGCGTCGAATCGATGCGGCCGGTAAATCCGGCCTGCTGCAGAACAGACTTCAACATCGCGTTGAGTTTTGCGTTGCCGGAAACGTCGTCGTCAGCGCGTACCGCGACAGCGGGAGCGAGCGCGACGGCCAGGATGGCGCAAACCTTCGTCGCCCACTTGAAAAGCCTGAATGAGTAGCGATTCTGCGATGCCAGGGCGGTCGGCAGGGTGCTCAGCTGCAAAGTGTCATGCGATTTGCTTGGGTTGTGGGACGAGGTCATTTGATTCAGCTCCTGATTTTTTGCGCAGCGGGTTTGCTTGGGGCCGTTCTTATTAATTTGGGACCATAACCCGCCTTTCCCAAATAATGTTCAGACCCGAGGCACGGTCTGGACCGGTAAGCTTTGGAGATGTCCGTCTTTGCCGGGGCGGTCAAACGGGACGAATCAAAACCGAAGGCGGTGGAATCTTCAAGTGCCGCGCCGCTTCCTCACCGCCTTGAGCCGGTTGCCCGCATCAAGACGGAGCAATCACCCTGAACATGCGGTGTCGGAATTTGGATGGCGGGACGAAAAGTTCACAAGATGAGTGCAATCGAAGCAAACCTCAGGGGCGCTTCAGTGATTCGTGACGACTATTCATCGAAAACCCAGCATCCACGGGCTTTTCAAGGCGCTTTTTCGCTGCAAGGCGCGCCGGTGCTTGAGTTTCAAGTCTGCTTCACGGTGCCAACGCGGTCCCCGACCGCGCCTTGACCATCGACAGGTCGGCAGCGTCTATCGCACCGGACGCATCGAGGTCCAGCATGAAATTGGTGCTGCCCAATGTCTGGCCTGATCGCGCTTTCACGCCACTGATATCGCCCGCCGTGACCGCGTGCGAACCATTGACATCGCCAACCAGAAATCCCATCGAAGCGGCGACGTCACTGCCAGAAACGTTGATATTGCTTAGCGTGATCTTGGCGCGCCGATTGTCCGGCACGCCGGTGAGCGTGACCACGACTTCATTTCGAGGGATTGCCGGGATCGTGAAGGTCGCGGAACCGACATCAAACAAACCGGTGGCGTCTTTCGACGTCACGCTGCCCACGGAGCTTATCGGTCCATCGAACTGGAAGACGATGCTGTGCACGCTGCCCATGGCGCGCGGCTCAACGGTAACGGCACCGCTGATGTCGGTGCCCGCGGCGATGAGAATGTCATGGACGCCTGCCGCGCCATGTGTCTTGCGCGATTTTAC encodes:
- a CDS encoding cytochrome-c peroxidase; its protein translation is MTSSHNPSKSHDTLQLSTLPTALASQNRYSFRLFKWATKVCAILAVALAPAVAVRADDDVSGNAKLNAMLKSVLQQAGFTGRIDSTLEARLGRAINPRLAELGQLLFFDRSGGLNNDNTCAGCHAPASGFGDTQSIAIGVQNNLIVGPGRKGPRNQRRTPSVVNTVFYPPHVERPIFRAIG